CCTCCCAGCACGGCGAAGAAGGCGACGATCACCATGCCGATCACGACCCCCACTTCGACCTGCACCGCCAGGAAGTGCGAGAAGACCAGTCCGACGCCGCGCATCTGTCCGGCGACGTAGGTGATCGAAACGAAGACCGCACACAACGCCGCGACGACGCGAGCGGTCTCGCTGTAATAACGTTTGCCCACAAAGTCGGGCACCGTGTATTGGCCAAACTTGCGTAAATACGGAGCCAGCAGCAGCGCCAACAGCACGTAACCGCCGGTCCAGCCCAGCAGATAGACCGTGCCGTCATAGCCGCTGGCGGCGATCAGGCCGGTCATTGAGAGGAACGACGCCGCACTCATCCAGTCGGCCGCCGTCGCAGCGCCGTTGGCGATCGCCGGCACTCCGCCGCCGGCGACATAAAACTCGCTGGTCTCTTTCACACGGCTTTTCCAGCCGATGTAGAGATAGATGAAAAACGTGATCGTGACAAAGATGTATGTCCAGACGGCGCCAGACAGCTCGACAAAGCCAAGCAGAGGGGGGAAGTCATACATAGTGCGGCCTATTCCTTTACCCCGTACTTCTTATCGAGTTGATCCATGATCAACGCGTAAGCGAAGACCAGCACGACAAAGACGTACATCGCGCCTTGGTGGCCAAACCAGAAGCCCACCGGCAGACTGCCGATATGCCAGGCGTTTAGCTGCTCGACAAAGAAGACCGAACAGCCGAAAGAGACGACTGCCCAGATGATCATCATGATCACAATGACGACCAGATTGGCGCGCCAGTAAGCAATATTGGGGCGCGCAACAGCGGCCGGAGGTTGTTCATCAGAGGGGGCTGACATGCGTAATCCTAAACGACAAGAAATTCAGAGACTTTTTGAATTTGCGCCGTCTAGGGGAATCGAAGAGCCGCCCTGTGTCAAGTAGCGGGGCCGTTTTCGGGCGAAAAGGGGTGAAGTGTTGCTGCAAGAAAGAATCAAAGGAAAGTGTTGGATAAGCGTCCTTACCTGATTGGTCTCTAGCAGCAACTCAGCTCCGTTCTAGCGTCACTTGTCCAATGATCGCCCAGATTGCGACGAACGCAATTCCGAGCCAAGCATGGAGAATATCGATAGGCATTGCGTCTCCAACCGTAGTGGTCAGCGTTAGCCCATCCGTGTCCGAACTTCACCCGTCCGTGGCAGAAGATGGTATCGACACGGACCGACTCGCTTTTCGCGAAAAAGATCGCGCGACGTTACAGCCGTGATAGCATGCGTGCCAAGACCAGGCGGCGACGGTTCTCCATCCGCTACAGCTTCTGCTCTGTGGGACGAGTCGTTTCGGTCGTAATGGATGTAGCGGACGACCGTTAAAAAAGGACGCCCCCATCGGAGGCGTCCTGCTTCGCGTTTTCGTGCCGCTGCGCTGATTTACTTCTCGTCCAGCAATTCGACCGCCGCAAACTGTTGACCTTCCAGCATCGCCAGACTCGCGCCGCCGCCGGTCGAGACGTGCGAAACCTGATCGGCGAAACCGAGTTGGGCCACCGCCGCCGCGCTGTCGCCGCCGCCGATGATGCTGATCGAATCGCTGTCGGCGATCGCTTGCGCGACCGCTTTGGTCCCTTCGTCAAACGGCGGCATCTCGAACACGCCCATCGGGCCGTTCCAGACGACGGTTTTCGAGTTCTTCACCAGATCGGCGTAAATCTTGGCAGTCTCCGGTCCGATGTCCAAACCTTCAAAGCCATCCGGAATCTCGCCCGCTTTGACCACCACCTTATTGCAGCTGCTCTTAAAGTCGTCGCCGCAGTGGGTGTCGACCGGCAGCACCAGCTTGTCGCCGCCAGCGGCGATCAGCTCTTTGGCAAGATCCACTTTGTCCTTCTCGACCAGGCTGCCCCCCACTTTGCCTCCTTGGGCCAACGAGAAGGTGTAGGCCATCGCGCCGCCGATCAGCACCTTGTCACAGATCCCCAGCAGGTTTTTGATCACCATGATCTTGTCCGAAACTTTAGCGCCGCCCAGAATCGCCACAAACGGGCGCTCTGGGCTCTTGATCGCGTCGGTCAAATACTTGATCTCTTTGTCGACCAGGTAACCGACCACTTTCGGTTTGTCTCCCATCGCTTTCGGCACGGCGACCATCGAAGCGTCGGTGCGGTGGCAAGTTCCGAACGCGTCGTTGCAGTAGATGTCGGCCAGCGCGGCCAGCTTGCCGGCGAACTCGGCGTCCCCCTTCTTCTCCCCTTTTTCAAAGCGGAGGTTTTCCAGCACCAGCACGTCGCCATCGGTC
The nucleotide sequence above comes from Blastopirellula sp. J2-11. Encoded proteins:
- a CDS encoding DUF4212 domain-containing protein; the protein is MSAPSDEQPPAAVARPNIAYWRANLVVIVIMMIIWAVVSFGCSVFFVEQLNAWHIGSLPVGFWFGHQGAMYVFVVLVFAYALIMDQLDKKYGVKE
- a CDS encoding phosphoglycerate kinase gives rise to the protein MAKKSIADVDVAGKTVLMRVDFNVPLDDAGKVTDARRVEMALPSIKSVVDRGGRVILMSHLGRPEPGADNSKYSLKPAAEALAGLLGKPVAFATDTVGADAVAKAGALTDGDVLVLENLRFEKGEKKGDAEFAGKLAALADIYCNDAFGTCHRTDASMVAVPKAMGDKPKVVGYLVDKEIKYLTDAIKSPERPFVAILGGAKVSDKIMVIKNLLGICDKVLIGGAMAYTFSLAQGGKVGGSLVEKDKVDLAKELIAAGGDKLVLPVDTHCGDDFKSSCNKVVVKAGEIPDGFEGLDIGPETAKIYADLVKNSKTVVWNGPMGVFEMPPFDEGTKAVAQAIADSDSISIIGGGDSAAAVAQLGFADQVSHVSTGGGASLAMLEGQQFAAVELLDEK